The following are encoded in a window of Rhizobium sp. 11515TR genomic DNA:
- the tsf gene encoding translation elongation factor Ts: protein MTEITAALVKELREKSGAGMMDCKKALTETNGDIEAAIDWLRAKGISKADKKSGRTAAEGLIAIAGAGHKAVVVELNSETDFVARNDAFQDLARGIAEVALSTDGTVEAISAATYPASGKPVADAIKDAIATIGENMTLRRAAKLEVEHGVVATYIHNAAGDGIGKLGVLVALKSVGDKAVLTSIGRQIAMHIAATNPLAIRAEEVDAAVAERERNVFIEQSRESGKPEAIIEKMVEGRMRKFFEEVALLSQAFVINPDLTVGATLKEAEKTAGAPIEITGMARLLLGEGVEKEESDFAAEVAAVAKG from the coding sequence ATGACCGAGATTACGGCTGCACTGGTGAAAGAACTGCGCGAAAAGTCTGGCGCAGGCATGATGGACTGCAAGAAGGCGTTGACCGAGACTAACGGCGATATCGAAGCCGCGATCGACTGGCTGCGCGCCAAGGGCATCTCCAAGGCCGACAAGAAGTCCGGCCGCACCGCCGCTGAAGGCCTGATCGCCATTGCTGGCGCCGGTCACAAGGCCGTTGTCGTCGAGCTCAACTCCGAAACCGACTTCGTTGCCCGCAACGACGCCTTCCAGGACCTCGCCCGCGGCATCGCCGAAGTTGCGCTCTCCACCGACGGCACGGTCGAAGCCATTTCGGCTGCGACCTATCCCGCATCCGGCAAGCCGGTCGCCGACGCCATCAAGGACGCGATCGCCACCATCGGCGAGAACATGACGCTCCGTCGTGCCGCCAAGCTGGAAGTCGAGCACGGCGTCGTGGCGACCTACATCCATAACGCTGCCGGCGACGGTATCGGCAAGCTCGGCGTTCTGGTCGCCCTGAAGTCGGTCGGCGACAAGGCCGTTCTGACGTCGATCGGCCGCCAGATTGCCATGCACATTGCTGCTACCAACCCGCTGGCCATCCGCGCCGAAGAAGTCGACGCCGCCGTCGCCGAGCGCGAACGCAACGTCTTCATCGAACAGTCCCGCGAATCCGGCAAGCCGGAAGCCATCATCGAAAAGATGGTCGAAGGCCGCATGCGTAAGTTCTTCGAGGAAGTCGCTCTTCTCTCGCAGGCTTTCGTCATCAATCCGGACCTGACGGTCGGTGCTACCCTCAAGGAAGCTGAAAAGACCGCCGGCGCCCCGATCGAAATCACCGGTATGGCCCGGCTGCTGCTCGGCGAAGGCGTCGAGAAGGAAGAAAGCGACTTCGCTGCAGAAGTTGCAGCTGTCGCCAAGGGTTGA
- the pyrH gene encoding UMP kinase has translation MSQPIYKRVLLKASGEALMGSQGFGIDVTVADRIAGDIAQARAMGVEVGVVVGGGNIFRGVAVASKGGDRVTGDHMGMLGTVINALALATSLRKLNIDTVVLSAISMPEICESFSQRATLYHLSLGRVVIFAGGTGNPFFTTDSAAALRAAEMGAEAIFKGTQVDGIYSADPKKFPDAERFDHLTHSQVLEKGLAVMDVAAVALARENSIPIVVFSIHEKGGFAEILTGGGRKTIVSDN, from the coding sequence ATGTCCCAGCCGATCTACAAGCGCGTGTTGCTCAAGGCCTCTGGTGAAGCTCTGATGGGCAGCCAGGGTTTTGGTATCGATGTCACCGTCGCCGACCGGATTGCCGGTGATATCGCACAGGCGCGCGCTATGGGTGTCGAAGTCGGCGTCGTGGTCGGCGGCGGCAATATCTTCCGCGGGGTAGCCGTGGCCTCCAAGGGCGGCGACCGCGTGACCGGCGACCACATGGGTATGCTCGGCACGGTCATCAATGCGCTGGCGCTGGCGACCTCGCTGCGCAAGCTCAATATCGATACCGTCGTGCTCTCGGCCATCTCCATGCCGGAAATCTGCGAAAGCTTCTCGCAGCGCGCCACGCTCTACCACCTCTCGCTCGGCCGCGTGGTCATCTTCGCCGGTGGCACCGGCAATCCCTTCTTCACGACCGATTCTGCAGCTGCGCTGCGTGCCGCCGAAATGGGCGCTGAAGCGATCTTCAAGGGAACTCAGGTCGATGGCATCTATTCCGCCGATCCGAAGAAGTTTCCCGATGCCGAGCGCTTCGATCATTTGACCCATAGTCAGGTGCTCGAAAAGGGGCTGGCCGTCATGGATGTCGCCGCCGTGGCGCTTGCACGCGAAAATTCCATTCCGATCGTCGTCTTCTCCATTCACGAGAAGGGCGGCTTCGCGGAAATCTTGACCGGCGGCGGCCGCAAGACCATCGTATCAGACAACTGA